TGCAAAGATCTCCGTTTGTCTATTCCTCCTCCGAATCTTCCGGTCTGCCGTGTTTCGCTGGACTGCATACACCATGATCGGAATCAACTccgccatcgccgtcacCTGGATGCTCACCGATAGCTTCCACTGCATTCCAGTCCACCTAGCCTGGACTCAGTGGGAGGGGCTAGAGCAGGGGAAATGTATCGACTTTACGGCAGCCACTTTCGCCAACGGAATCGTCAATATCATGGTCGATGCCGTCATGGTCGTGATGCCCATATACGAGGTTTCCAAGCTCAATCTGTCGCTGCGCAAGAAGGTCGGCGTCGCAGTAATGTTTGCATCAGGATTAGTGTAGGTGACTCAATTTACTACACTGCAGATTCTAACGGAATTATCAGACTGACGATTATTGGAGTTGTCCGAGTCGTTGTATTTTCAGAGAACAGCTCTATCGAAAATCCCACTTGTGAGTATAACTCCTAGGGCAAACGGCGAGGTGCTAACAAATACAGACGAAATGGAGGCCCTCAATCGCTGGTCTGTCATTGAATGccaaatcgccatcatctGCGCCTGTCTTCCTGCCACCAGAGCAATGCTGGTCCGTATCTTCCCTGGCATGTTTGGAGCGGAAAGCGGCCACGCTTCCAGTGGACAGATGAACCAGTACAAAAGCCGCACTCGTACTGATCGTGGAACAAATGCAGCTGGTGGGAGAAGTCGTATCTCGAAGACGGTCTCGTACTCGGTTGACTACAGCGGGAAATCGCCCAGGGAGTCTGCGAATGGCTTCATCCAGCTGTCTGAAGTGGAGTCCCATAGGAGCTGAGTTACGTTATTTGTACATACAGCTACGCTACTTGTTCATAATGACTTTGCAAAGTAAATATTTCTGTATTAATACCATTCAATGCTATGAATGTACTCGCAGATAAAACGACTTGCATAACCGAAGCACAGATGCAGGAGATCTTGTGGATACGGGTATGGGAGAACCAATACGCGTAACCAATATTGTGACCAAGAAGCTCTTTCACGAACCAACAACTCTATGAAAGGACGCACTCCGTGTTTGCGTTCAATATCTAGGCCGATTTGGGTTTCCACCTGGTGCTGGGCCGCCTGGTCTTCCGCCGGTACTGCTGCCATAAGCCGGACGGTTGTCGGAGCCCGCCCACTGACCGACTACTGGCAATCGCTGAGGAGGTGACGGTGCCGTTGACCGGCGCTGGTGATCGGACGACCGTCTTGGTGCAGCGGACGCCTGTTGTGCCGGTCTTGGTGACTGCCGcgacgctggcgctggcgaagccggcggctgctggggccTTGTCCTGCCTGGGAGCGAGTCGATCAGGGCGGGACCGGCGGGGAGACGCCTCGCTGGGTAGATTTGCCCTGAGCTTGTCGGGTCGTTGGGATGGAACCTGGGCGCAGGGTTCACGGTAGGCCGCGGCGCTCTGTCACGGGCATATTCCGGAGTCCTTGTGGGCCGTCCTGGAATGTTGGGCAGTACGTACTGACCCTCTATCGAAGGAAGCTGAAGGCGCCGTCCAGAATAAGGGTCGCGGGCAACAGATCCTGCCGCTGCGTTCGATTGGGGAGCCCTGCCAGAGGGCGCTGCgggcttctttccctttcccttgtTGTTACCGGCCATCTTGATTCTTGAATGAATTgaaagtaataatagtactgCTGATAGTTGTCTGGGTGAATTGCCAATGGTGGAACAGATGATATTCTGACCAGATAGCTGAAAGTAGGGGCTTCTTATAGCTAAAGCTGTATAGTTCAAATACACAATCATTCAAGTGTAGTGAAAACTAAAGTCATGACAGGCCCAAAATGCCATTGTGCAAGCTGATTGCTACAATGGACACAATACCCTTTGAGTATTGTTGCTATAGTAAATGGACTTTGACAATAGACGCCCTGTAACTCATATATACACAAACCAGTCATTGAATACTTCAAATACACAAGCATTCAGGTTAACTGAATACTAGAGTCATGCGAGCTGAGAAATGCTATTGTGTAAAGTGATTGCTACAATAGCCACAATACCGATTGATTATTGTTGCTATAGTGGATCGGCTTTGACAATGCGATTTGATAGTGAAGCACCTCTGGCTCCTTTCATAAGACAATACACTCCATGGGTTCCATCATCATGCGTGCATTTAATGCTTGATTTACACATGTAGTCCATGAAGGCAAGCTCATATTCACCGAAGTAGAGTATCTTTTCGGGTTGCAACGTAAACGCTACAGAGATATCAGACCTATAGGTGGATTTACAGTTGGCAGTAATAATGCGGACAACCGATAACGTCATCCTGGTGTTCAGACGAAAGTGCAAAAGTTTAGATGTCCAAGCCCTGTACACATCTATTGGATCTGAGCTTAAATTGAAATAGTATCAGCTGGACCGATTCATAATGTCAGGGTATATATCACTATCCGTCTGTTCTTGGGTGATATGAAGCCCACGGCGGCTGCGTCTGCAACTACCGCCCAACTAGCTATAAAAACCCCCGTCTTTTGGGGCCTCACCATCTCCACTACAGTAGGTACAATGACCAACATCACCATCGCACTCCGGAAGCGTAGCTGTAACACCCCATTGCAGTCGCAGATACTCCTCATTTTGGGGCTCTCCACCACTCCCATCATTATCGCAAGAATGGCCAGGATGGCATGCAGCCGAGATGGCCATACTATCGCTCCCCGCGATGGGCATGCCAGTGCGAAACCGCCTAAAGGCCAACGCAACCAGAAAGGAAAGCATGACGGCCCCTACCGAGAGTACTGACACAATGGCCACCGGTGAATAACCGCACGAGGTGAGGTCCTGCGCCGGGTCCCGCTCGTGCGTGGACAGCAACAAGGAAGAGACTCTGGGACATGAGCCAGTGGATGAGGGTAGAGAGAACAAGGACGGGAATGCCGTAGCGACTGGGCAGGGATAGGAAATAGGTGGATCGTTGGGCCCCTTTGGGAGTGGTTGAGACGCGGAGGCCCTTTCGGTGGACTGCGTAGTCGCTCCATTCGGCGGAGAGGCCCATGGTGGTGAATACGCTGTTGAATACGAAGTAGAGAACCGAAAATATTGCCTGCGGAGTGTTCGCAATCAGGGAGTTTGCGATAAGTGATACTGGCCAGTGATCGCCCTTGAGGATGGTCAGGGGGTCGGCGGCGCCTAATCCGAGCTTCCACACTCGGCTGGTGTCCTGATTGTCGGATGTGCTGGCGGTGCTGAGCCCGACGGCTAGAAAgatgacggcgaagaagatggatatAGCGTATCTGATCTTTGTTAGCCAAGTACATCGGAGAGAAGGATGTGGGGGACGGAGTGGACGTACGATGATAGACAGATTTGCCATTGCAGGACAGACACAGCCGATCCCCAGCGGTGGTGTAGCTTGTGGTATTTCACGACCTGGGGGCCATACTGGGTCCCTAGACGTTCTCTTGCAACCATACACTGCCCCTTTGTAGTCTCATCCGGGGTCCTCAGGAAGGATGCAATCGCATCGCCGGAAGTCAGAATCGGCATACTAGTATCTGCCGAAGTGAGCGCTGCATAGCAAATAACCGCAACCTTTACTAGGTTGAACGCCATCACCACGATAGCCAGAGGCAGGCTGTACTGTACTTTGCACTTTTCTGGGAGCTTTTCGCTCAGGCAGTAGTTAACGGGGTGGCCATTGACCACCTAATTCGAAGCGTGGGCACGGATATCAGACATAAAATAAGAGCAGTAATGGCCATCTAAACGGCCCAAGCATATCCATTTGAAAGGGTTTCCTGGATACGGCGAAGGACTGTATACCTCCTCGTAGTACATAGCTTCATACTCGGTTGCGTGCACATCGTCCGTAATCAAAATAAGATTACCATAAGTCGACTGAAACGTTGTAGCGTAGGCGCTAATACAGTCCGGATTGTCAAACCGGACGAGATGGCCCTTGGCCAGCTTCTCACGGAGATTGACGAGCACCTCATTGTATTCTGAGCCTGAAAGCCATTACTCGACAGCGTGAGATTGGCGTCGTCGGGGAGACTGGTGAGTGATGGATTCGCCCTGAGAACATCATAGCTATTAGCCGACATTGTCAGGAAAACGGTCGAGTTGT
This sequence is a window from Aspergillus puulaauensis MK2 DNA, chromosome 6, nearly complete sequence. Protein-coding genes within it:
- a CDS encoding uncharacterized protein (COG:S;~EggNog:ENOG410PKSY;~TransMembrane:6 (i56-80o105-125i165-182o282-306i368-391o496-520i)), which produces MRGEGSETVELDTFQRDQEPLMTSCPTGDQEPDKGNVMSSLEKADKKLDRVRNWKVALINGAIASVIVLFFNLGFVLWAIRRYELEDGHGTIYTGHCEKARRISVWFHLVINVLGTLLLGASNYAMQFLCAPTRADIDRAHGKGAGLDIGVPSVRNRTRISKKCALLWIFLALSSVPLHLVYNSTVFLTMSANSYDVLRANPSLTSLPDDANLTLSSNGFQAQNTMSAYATTFQSTYGNLILITDDVHATEYEAMYYEEVVNGHPVNYCLSEKLPEKCKVQYSLPLAIVVMAFNLVKVAVICYAALTSADTSMPILTSGDAIASFLRTPDETTKGQCMVARERLGTQYGPQVVKYHKLHHRWGSAVSVLQWQICLSSYAISIFFAVIFLAVGLSTASTSDNQDTSRVWKLGLGAADPLTILKGDHWPVSLIANSLIANTPQAIFSVLYFVFNSVFTTMGLSAEWSDYAVHRKGLRVSTTPKGAQRSTYFLSLPSRYGIPVLVLSTLIHWLMSQSLFLVAVHARAGPGAGPHLVRLFTGGHCVSTLGRGRHAFLSGCVGL
- a CDS encoding CFEM domain-containing protein (COG:S;~EggNog:ENOG410PVD5;~InterPro:IPR008427;~PFAM:PF05730;~SECRETED:SignalP(1-22);~TransMembrane:7 (n3-14c22/23o98-115i136-157o177-200i207-228o260-280i292-314o334-355i)): MRLHLSIIYSVVLLGVAWTVAADLPSPPQCAIECQQELLARETTCPSTETSCLCADENYQSALSSCVTANCTMKDALLAKYVGSRQCDIPVTQRYPEADAGTIIPFAIATILFIIRMATKTMHLGGGWGPDDYTLTVAYALAIVVFSINISMIHYGFGKNIWDIYPQDNITKAYKHFFGFVLAYKALISLAKISVCLFLLRIFRSAVFRWTAYTMIGINSAIAVTWMLTDSFHCIPVHLAWTQWEGLEQGKCIDFTAATFANGIVNIMVDAVMVVMPIYEVSKLNLSLRKKVGVAVMFASGLVLTIIGVVRVVVFSENSSIENPTYEMEALNRWSVIECQIAIICACLPATRAMLVRIFPGMFGAESGHASSGQMNQYKSRTRTDRGTNAAGGRSRISKTVSYSVDYSGKSPRESANGFIQLSEVESHRS